AGCATTGTAAAGTtcattactccctccatcccaaaatataagttgctttgacttttttgtacatccactttgctatgcatctagacatatattttatatctatatacatagcaaagtgaatgtatcaaaaaaatcaaaacgacttataatttgggatggagggagtagttgcgAAGCAGTTTTGTTGCATTGTAAATTTTTAAGACTAACACAATTTTCAAGAGGCTGTAGGATTTGCACAAATATCGTAATGGGTAAGGTATGGTGTACTTTTTACAAGCAAAGTTGAGTATAGGGTGGTGTTGTATTTTCTTTGTTGACAGAAGACTACACACTTTGTAGTTTGTACACACCCGGGCGTCAGCACAAGCTCTCTACTTGGTTTATTCGCACGgccaatcctttttttttcttttaccaacGGGACAACATGTTATGTAGAATGAAAAATTAAGCTTCTTCATTTTCATCCAGGTCCAGGAATTACTTGGTTAATTCCAGCCTTCATTACATTCCCGAGGGGAAAGAAAAAACTTTGGCAACTCGAGTGTTCCATTGATGCAATCATGAATTAATCGTGTGATGTACACAATTGTACTAATGCACCTTTGTAAACATAATTAAGTTCATAAAAATGCACCAAAGGCCATGTGTAACTGCATTTTTCGTTGCATGAGCAATTGCTTCCGGAACTGTTTGGAATGTAAAAAAAAGTCGATACAGACCCATTTAAACCCTGTCGGAATTCGCCTGTCTGAAGTTAAGAAGGATTTTACAGCGATCAGTACAGTTGCCATGGAAATCCTGCTGGTTTGTCAAGCGTGAATTATTTTACAATGGAGTCGTTAGTAGTACAAATAAACTAGGCTTTTTGTCATGTTGTATTTGGCTCAAAATATGGTTTGCTCTCCCTTTCACCAGATTCTCAGTTGGTACATAATCCCAGACAGAGCAACATTGGTAGTTATGCAACCCCTCCAACCCCAACCGTTTTGCATCAGCCCCTCCTACCCTGACACCTTCAAGCAAGCCACCGTTCCCCTTGCTATATAAACACTGCCCCCACAAACCCTCTAATCAAATCATCTCAAACCCCCATCCTCTCTTGTCTCTCCATCTCTCCGACACCCTCTTTCTCCCTCTAAACTCTCCTCTCTCTAGAACCATCACCAGTAGTTCTCTCTCTCCGACGCACATCGTCAACCATGGTGAGTGGCATGCCACTACATGATCAGCTTCAGCTTAGTTGCTCAAGATTATGTTGCTGCTGTACAGCAGTTGCTGATCAGCATGCATCATCTTTTGCAACCATTTTATTGACACCATGTTTTGGAATGTTGATGCAGGTTGTTGAGATGAAGGAgaacggcgtggcggcggcggcggacgcgggcgAGAAGGTGGCGCAGCCGCAGCTGAACGTGAAGCGCGGCGAGCCGACGCtggtgccgccggcggcgccgacgccgactgGGGAGCAGTACTACCTCTCGAATCTGGACCAGAACATCGCCGTGATCGTGCAGACGGTGTACTGCTACAAGCCCTCACCCCCCGGCGATGGCAAGGACAAGGACGACGTGGCGACGGCGCTCCGCGACGCGCTGGCGCGCGTGCTGGTGCACTACCACCCGCTGGCGGGGCGGCTGGGGATCAGCCCGGAGATGAAGCTGACGGTGGAGCTCACCGCCGAGGGCGTCGTCTTCGTGGAGGGCGACGCCGACTGcgacctcgccgtcgtcggcgaccTCACCAAGCCCGACCCCGCCGCGCTCGGCCAGCTCGTCTACTCCGTCCCCGGCGCCAAGCACATCCTCGAGATGCCCCCCATGACCGCGCAGGTACGTTTTACTCGTACGCACGCGACGCCATTAATTAACTGCTCCCTTGCACGCTTCCGGTTGGGTGTCCGGCGGCCGAGGCAGCCCGGCGCGAGTTGCCACCTATGGAGCCATGGCGTTAATGGCGAGATGCCGAGATGGGGTTGGGGACTTGGGAGAGAGATGGAAAGGTGGCTCGTGCACGTATCGATGCGTGCGCGCCCGCCCGTGCCACTTTTTACTGCGGCCGCGTGAACGTTCAGGAATGGGGTTGAAAGGTTGGCAGGGGGCATTGGAGGTTGAGGAGATGAATTTAATGAGATGCCGGTAGCATAGGAAACAGAACAACGGAAACGGGAAGTTTACTGGTCCAACCTTGGGACTTGGCCTAGCTTGGAGCACGGGCAAGTTTCTCGATTTGTCTACGTGAAATTACTACTGCGTCCAAAGAGGTGGTAACGTACTCTGGTCTTGTGAAAAGATTGGAACGGCTATTAGAAGCTTGTTTTAATTCTTTTGCTTCAAAAAGAGAGAATTTTTTTCATTAACATGAGTTGAGGAGGAAAGGTTAAGTTTTGTGCCGTATTCAAGTTGAATTAGTTTGAATTTGTCAGTATTTCAGTCAAGTCAGCCTGTTTAAATGTTTTCCTGACACTTGTACTAGTGTACTTGTCTGTGCATTACTCGTAGTACTCATATCCGGTCCACCACGTGCGAATTTCCTGCATGTGTTAGTGTTGGTTCAAAGAATTTGTCAATAATTTGTTTGATTTTCAATGTGGGTGGTTGTAGCACATTACCAACTAAAAGCTATAGTGCTGTACTACAGGATTGCATACTCTTTGGGGGTGTTTACTGTTAAGCCTCTGTTTGGTTTTCCTGTTGGAATGAGACAACTCCTGTTGGGAATGTTTTTCATTGTCAATAGTAGTTCTGTACTTGTTTAGATGTATTTAATTAATATTTGTTCAAAGATTCTGTCCATCATTAAAAAAAGATTTTGTGTCCATAGTTTGGTGATTTGTAGGTGGGGTGGTTACAGTAGGCTAGTAGAGTACCAGGTAAACGTTTGTACGTGCAACAAGATAGCAGGATCTACGATAGTAGTTGCATAAGCACTAAATGTGTTTTTGTGAAATGTTAGATCACCAACCTGTACCTACAATCAACAAACCACAGCACGTTGTCCTGCCACTGCCATGTCCCGCACAATGACACGATGATGAGTGATGTTGTCCTCACGTGCGGGGCCAAAGCTGACGTGGAAAATTAATCCATACATGACTACTAGTTCCATCAGCAACTCATATTTCAGATCAGACTCCGCATTAGCTTGGTTCCAATCACGCATAAGTAGTTCATCCGTCAAAAGTACAAGTAGAACTATTCAAAGTCGGCATAGCATATATCTGTTCCAAATTTGGCTCGAATTTGTCAGTAATTACTCCTGCAAGTTTGTTTTCTAACCACGGGTTCGAAATGATTGAACCATCCGCAGGTGACGAGGTTCAGCTGCGGCGGCTTCGCGCTGGGCCTGGCGATGAACCACTGCATGTTCGACGGCATCGGCGCCATGGAGTTCGTCAACTCGTGGGCCgagacggcgcgcggcgccgccgagctcACCGTGCCGCCGTTCCTCGACCGCTCCCTCCTGAAGGCGCGCGACCCGCCGGCGCACACCTTCCCGCACCACGAGTTCGCCGAGATCCCCGACGTCTCCGACACGGCGGCGCTCTACGGCTCCCAGGAGCTCCTCTACCGCTCCTTCTGCTTCGACCCGGACCGCCTCGAGCGCGTCCGTGCGCtggcgctcgccggcggcgacctggCCCGCTGCACCACCTTCGAGGCGCTCTCGGGCCTCGTGTGGCGCGCGCGCACCAGGGCCCTGGGCCTGGCCCCCGAGCAGCGCACCAAGCTGCTCTTCGCCGTCGACGGGCGGCGCCGCTTCGTGCCACCGCTGCCCCGTGGCTACTTCGGGAACGGCATCGTGCTGACGAACGCgatcgccaccgccggcgagctgctgtcGGCGCCGGtgtcgcgcgcggcggcgctggtgcagGACGCGGTCCGGATGGTCACCGACGAGTACATGCGGTCGGCGGTGGACTACTTCGAGGCGACGAGGGCGCGGCCGTCGCTGGCGTCGACGCTGCTCATCACCACGTGGTCCAGGCTCGAGTTCCACGGCGCCGATTTCGGGTGGGGCGAGCCCGTCATGTCGGGCCCCGTCACGCTGCCGGAGAAGGaggtcatcctcttcctcgcccaCGGCAAGGAGAGGAAGAGCATCAACGTCCTGCTCGGCCTGCCGGCCACCGCCATGGACGCCTTCCAAGAGCTCATGGACGAGATATGATGGATTCTGCCGGTGATGACGACGAGCTCCGTGGCCGCGGCGGGAACGGCGGTTGGGACAGCGACAGACATGGGTgctatacatacatacatatatataaatgcAGGGTGCTTTTATGCTTAAGTTGCTCGGGGTTTATAGTATGGTTGTGTTGATTATGGTGCGTGTGTGTTGATATGCAATCTATGTTGGTGTTTACTGGATATATGAGAATTCATTATCAGCTGTAATGGTTTTTGTTTAATGAAAAATAGCAGCTGCCGTTGCTTTAATTTGCAAAAACTTCCGTCCAACGAAAATTAGGCTAATTGTTTTTCAATGGTTTTTCTTGTACATCTGTGTCTTTCTGCAACAGCCCAAATACCACAAGCATGACACGGATCATGTCatgccgaagaaaaaaaaacgtgtTGGCAGCCGGCACCGAATTCTGGACCTATTTGGTTTCacatgcttatgcataagcaacttaaaataaacaaataagttgcttatgaaaccaataACTCTTACTTATGGGGTTGCTTATTATCAGCAAataagggcctgtttagtttcacatgcttatgcataagcaacttaaaataagcaaataagttgcttataaaaccaatcactcttgcttatggggtgcttattataagcaaataagcgactcttgggttgcttatggttgcttatggggactaTTCAATACACTTTACACCTCTTGCGCTCATTGAATGCTTGtttgccctccctccctctctctcaatgATTAAGGGCAAATATGACAATATCCACCTCATTCAATACTTATAAGCAAGGGTATCTAAATAGCtgaactaaaaataagcaactccaaataagcaactttaagttccttataataagcaactcaaaccaaacagaccctaagcaactcttgggttgcttatggttgcttatggggactaaaagATGCACTTTACACCTCTTGCCCTCATTGAATGCCTGGttgccctccctctctctctcaatgattaggggcaaacatgacaatatccacctcattcaatgcttataagcaagggtatccaaacagctgaACTACAAATAAGTAactccaaataagcaacttcaagttgcttataataagtaactcaaaccaaacaggctctCTGTATCACTTTCCCAAGGCCCCAATATGAGATGACTGAGGGGTCGTTTGGATCACGCATTATGTGAAAATCAGATTTCAGAAAACTCATTTTAAGCCAACAACCCTAAAAACGTTGTTGTTTGGATAGACCAACAAACTCGCATGCAGAGAAAATTGGATTCCCACGAAACCTGAATTTTAAGTTTTACCAAAAAACGAGTACTTGTTGTTTTTAACAAAAACTAGTTTTCCGTATCCTCATCTTGACAAGTTTTTTCCGGCCTCACGTTCGGAGTACAATGATAGAATCACCATTATTTGTGAAAGCTTCAGTTTATTTGGCGCAGCCAAACACGGCATTACTAACAAACGTTTCCAATTTTTTTACCTAAACAATGTTTAGAATTCTAAAAAACAAAGGCTAACCGAATAACAACTTAAAACCAGTTTTCCCAAAAAGCCTCTTAAAACCTGTTTTAGTAACACTAGTTCTATTTTTTAAGATCCAAACAACCACGGAGAGAGCAGAGGAGTACTCTGTTTCCTCTGCTACATCTGtgtcaaaactcaaaacagAGCATGCACatctgaaaaacaggagccagaAATCAGAGCATGCACATCTTGAAAACAGGGAGCCGGAAAACAGAACACTCGTCTTGGTTCGTCGTGCCGCTGCCCCGCTCCTCGTCGTAGTGTTTGTCCTCCGACTCTCGACGTTTGAGCGAAGCAGATCAGCAAGCAGCTTAACATGGCAGCGGCAATGTCGGCAACGTGCTCAGCAGCAGGCATAGCCGCCGTGCTGTTGGCACCGGTCCTGTTCATGCCGCTGTTTTCGGCCGGCTTCCACAACGTGCAGAACCAGGACAACTTCATCGTCGCCATGTATGGCTGCTTCAATCGCTTGAGGGATGCTCCCAGGGTGTTCGATGAAATTAGAAAGGAGCGGAGGCGCGCCAGGGGGGCCTGGCCACGTCGCcccgtcgccgcgcgccgcgcgatCGCCAGCGGACGGCGCCGATGCACCTATGCCTTTCCTGGACCGGTTGCGACCTCCATCGGTCAGGTCCCGCTCCcacccccggcgccgccgtcgcgtcaATGCTCGGTCGTCACCGGAAAATCGACGTCGCCTTTCCCACGGCTCCATGCCTCTGTCTGCGGCGTCGTACCCTGCGGCGACGTGCGGGGTCTGGATAGCGGTATGGGTGGGTGCTATTAGGTGGCTAGCGTGTCGCAGATGACAACCGAGGACGGTGCTTGGGTTTTCTTTTCTCATCCATCAGCCCCCGGAAGTAACCAAAGAGATTGGAAGGGATGGGGAGCTCTCACCCGCGTGCCCCTGCTTGGCGGCGACGTGGAAGAAGACGTCAAGGTCGAGGCGGGAGCGGACGGTGGTGGCCTCGAGGTCATAGAGCGGGAGGAAGCGGCGGATGATCTCCTCGCCCCCGGCCTCCACGGCCACGTACAGCGTGGTCTCCCTAGCGTCCGTCtgcgcgccggcgagcgcggccagGGAGGTGCCTGAGGCTTCGGCGTCGGCCAGGAGCGCGCGGacggcggccgcgtcggcgAATCGGGCCGTGGCGAAGAGTGCAGTGGCAGAGCGGCGAATCGGGCCGCTGTCACTCTGCTTCCTGATGCCTTGATTTATTGGTGGTGGTGGACTCGGTTTGCTTTACATGAGTGCTCTGCTTCGTATTCCTTTTCTCCGTGGGATTATCACCAAGTGGGGCAGAAAGCGAGACGGCGAGGAGCCTTTTGAACGGACGCCCGATTGACGCGCATCGTGAGGCAATGGATTTGCTGTGCGTTGCCCGGGCGGAGAGACTGGGCCCGCGGCGACGGCACACAGTCGGCCCCGATGTGCTGACTATAGATGATGGACCGCTCGGCACTAGCCTAATTTGGTCCCGGCTCGACTAGGCCCGACACAATTAGGCTGAGGGTTTTTTCATGCCGGGTCGGACCGGCAAAACGTGACGAACTGCTGACCTAGGCTCGACACTATGGCCTTTGTATCGTGCTAGGCCGGCCCGCTAGCACGGTTGGCACTACTGTGCTAGTGCCGGCCCAAGCACTAGCAGCGGCGGCTgtgccctccccctcccccgacGGCGGCAGTTGGTGCACTTCCTTGCCGACGCGGGGAAGGCCAGAAGGGGCGGCGCCTGGCGAGGAGTGAGGGCGGCTCGCGATGCTAGGGTGAGGAGGGGCGGCTGGCAAACGTCGCGGGGAGGGAAGGAGCAAGAAGTAGGCGGCGCCTGGGAATGAGTGAGGGtggctggcggcgcggcgggtgaGGATCGGCGGCCGACAGTGGCCGGCACACTTCCTTGCCGTCGTGGGGAGAAGAGGGGAGCAAGAAGGGGTAGCACTTGGGGAGGAGTGAGGGCGGCCTAGCGGCTGGCAATGCCGTGCTTggggaggactggaggagcaaGGCCGAAGGGGTGGCCGGTGCTGTGGGCGGGGAGTAGCCGCCGCCGAGTGAGGGAAATGAGAAGAGAATGGAGAGAGTTAGGGTTTGGGAGAAAGCATGCCTTTAACATGCCGGTGGGATAGAGGAGGGGGAAGCAGACCTTTAACAAGCCGGTTAGTAGTCTAAGGCCTGCTAAGTTAACGGACCACCATCATGCCGGACAAAAATCGTGCCGGGCTTGGGACAACACTACGGGCCGGGGAGGTGGCCTAGGGGTACCGGGCCAGCCCGGGCACTACCCATACTTAACGGACCACCATCATGCCGGACAAAAATCGTGCCGGGCTTGGGACAACACTACGGGCCGGGGAGGTGGCCTAGGGGTACCGGGCCAGCCCGGGCACTATCCACTATGGGTTGGGCCATGCTAGTGTCGTGCTACGGGCCGCACAGCGGATCTGGCCCATTTGGGCATCTATAGTGCTGACAACGTATGGTGAGGGCTAGCGCCTCTTTCTACTCCTCCGCCCCGGCCTCCGGCCATCCTCGATGCCTGGTGTCACCGCTCGTCGAGGAACCAAGATGGTGTTACCGCCAGCGCTGCGAAAGGCGCACGTGGGTGCGACGAAGAAGACATGGACTTGCAAGCGTGGGCATCTCCCTCACGCACCCGTGCAACCTCCCATGGTGCAGAGCTCGCCGGCGAGTGACCCAGCAGGCATAGTGGATGACGATATGGACGACGCCCAGAAGGTGCTCGAGGAATTGCCTCCAAGGTAAGATGATCACTGAATAGTTAGTTTTTTCAGTTTTAGCAAGTAGCAACTGACGTTTGCTCCGTCCGTTTTCTGCTCGCAGAGAAGATCCTTCATGAATCCATGTTCTTGCTGTTACAAATTGCCATGGATTTGTGACTCACCAAAGAGCGGCACCTGACAAGGATGTATTGCACGGGGTGTGCTGCGCCACGGATAGAAACAAAAGCGAATTCTTTGGGGGCAACAGTTCGTTTGTGCTGTTGCCGGAGAAGCATGTACAACATTCCTTTCTATTACTTTCTGATTATCAGATTGAGTGACAAGAAAACTACTGTCAATGTCCTGTGTTATGTCCTTGCTGCTATTGGATGCATGTTCTTCAGCCATGGCTCGAGATGATGCGATCTCCACTTCATGTTGCTCATTGTTCTCAACTGCCATCCTGAAAAATCAACAACAACCAAGCTATATTTAAGGCCAGTACATAGTTTTGAAAATAGAGGTAATGCTCGCCTACTGCTACTGCCTCTTGCCAGCTTATCTGCTACCATACAAAGTCATTTTATTGAGAAGGCCATTCTTATGTTCTGAGATTATGTGTTGGAATACAAATCATGAAGGAAGTAGTGATTATCAACAAGTACTAAATGAAATTTTCTGGATTGGCATATTAAGAATTGAAGGTAAACAGGAATAATCTGCTTGCCTGACAAGCACTTCAACTTCAGCGAAGTGTTTTTTGCTGAGATCGTTTACAGCCGCATGTGACTTCTTCCATTGCTGAACAGCAGAGTCAACAGTAAACGCGCTGGGTACGTCAAAGTGCAGAAGATTGTTCAGATAATCCAATTTTCAATGGATGAAAGAATGAACAAAAAGGTCCATGTGATTGTTCAGACATAC
This genomic window from Setaria viridis chromosome 8, Setaria_viridis_v4.0, whole genome shotgun sequence contains:
- the LOC117833829 gene encoding omega-hydroxypalmitate O-feruloyl transferase, yielding MVVEMKENGVAAAADAGEKVAQPQLNVKRGEPTLVPPAAPTPTGEQYYLSNLDQNIAVIVQTVYCYKPSPPGDGKDKDDVATALRDALARVLVHYHPLAGRLGISPEMKLTVELTAEGVVFVEGDADCDLAVVGDLTKPDPAALGQLVYSVPGAKHILEMPPMTAQVTRFSCGGFALGLAMNHCMFDGIGAMEFVNSWAETARGAAELTVPPFLDRSLLKARDPPAHTFPHHEFAEIPDVSDTAALYGSQELLYRSFCFDPDRLERVRALALAGGDLARCTTFEALSGLVWRARTRALGLAPEQRTKLLFAVDGRRRFVPPLPRGYFGNGIVLTNAIATAGELLSAPVSRAAALVQDAVRMVTDEYMRSAVDYFEATRARPSLASTLLITTWSRLEFHGADFGWGEPVMSGPVTLPEKEVILFLAHGKERKSINVLLGLPATAMDAFQELMDEI